A segment of the Candidatus Andeanibacterium colombiense genome:
TGATTTTGGGTGAATTGATCCGTGGTTTCCATCAATGGGCCGATAGATTATTCCGGCATCGATCAAACCCTGCACGGTTGTCGCCACCGGATCACTCATTTGGACTTACCTGGCCAAGAGCGAGTTCAATGGCTTTGTCGAGCAGGCGGCCCTCAGCGAGGTTGGCGAACACTTGCGATCGCAGGTTCTCAAACTTTTCTGAGAAGGGAATTCCATCGTCCTCCAGCGCCACACCCTCGACATAGCGCCCCGGTGTGAGAATATGGCCGTGCTTGCGCACCTCCTCAAGCGTGGCTGATCGGCAAAAACCGGGGATGTCCTGATACTCGCCAAGCCCGGCTTCCGGCTTGGCCCGCCAGCGGTGATAGGTATCCGCAATCGTCGCGATGTCGCTTTCCGAAAACTCACGCCGGGTACGGTCCACCATATGCCCAAGGTTGCGGGCATCGATGAACAGGAACTCGCCCTTGCGGTCGCGGTGGCCGTTCGCGCTCTTGTCGCGGGCGAGGAACCAGAGGCAGGCGGGAATCTGGGTGGAATAGAAAAGCTGGCCGGGCAGCGCGACCATGCAATCCACCACGCCGCCCTCAATCATCGCCCTGCGAATGTCGCCCTCGCCCGATTGCTGCGATGACATCGAGCCGTTGGCCAGCACCACGCCCGCCGTGCCGCGCGGGGCCAGGTGGTGGATGATATGCTGCAACCACGCGAAGTTGGCGTTCCCCGCTGGCGGCTGGCCGTATTTCCAGCGAACGTCGCTCTCAAGCTGCGGTTGCCACCAGTCCGAAATGTTGAACGGCGGGTTGGCCATCGCATAATCGAACTTGAGCGTAGGGAAGGCATCGTTGAGGAATGATCCGTCTGTATTCCACTTGATGTCTGCATCGATGCCGCGCACCGCGAGGTTCATCTTGCAGAGCTTCCATGTGGTAAGATTCCGTTCCTGCCCATAGACGGCGATGTCGCTGCGGCGGCCCTGATGGTTCTCTATGAACCGTTCGGACTGCACGAACATGCCGCCGGAGCCGCAGGCAGGATCGTAAACCCGGCCATGATGCGGCTCCAGCATTTCCACGATGGTCTGCACGACGGATCGCGGCGTGAAGAACTCGCCTCCGCGCCGCCCTTCGGCCCCGGCAAACTGGCTGATGAAATATTCATAGGCGCGGCCCAGCAGGTCTTTTGACTTGCTGGACGTGCCATGCATGCCCACTTTGGAAAATTCGTCGATCAATTCACCGAGCTTGGTCTTGTCGAGTTGCGGTTGTGCAAACACCTTTGGCAACACGTCCTTGAGCACAGCAGGGTTGGCGCGCTCAATAGCATCCATCGCGTTGTCGATCAGGTTGCCGATGTCGCCTACCCGCTCCTTGCCGGTATTCACATCGGTGAAATTGATCTGCGGGCGCTTGGCGTTGGCCTGCAAATGTGCCCACCGTGCTTCGGGTGGCACCCAGAACACATTGGCGGCGAGATATTCTTCGGCATCTTCGGGATCGGCGAATTCTTCTTCTGCCAATTTTGCGCGGTGCGCCTCGAACGCCTCGGAAATATACTTGAGGAAAATCAGGCCAAGGGCGACGTGCTTGTATTCCGATGGCTCGATATTTCCACGCAGCTTGTCCGCTGCCTTGAAGAGATCGGCCTCGAAGCCAAGATCACTGCCCACTTGGCTAGCCATTTACCTTCGTCCCCCACTTAAGCTCCAACTCAGCTCGGATAGTTCGTCTGCCTAGGTTTGCCAAACTCTCACCGTGCGCGAACCGCATCAAGTAGAGAGTGTTGCTAAGGAATTTCCGACCGAGCAGCCGCTAGCCCGATCTCAAAGGCGAAAGTTCACGCCAGACAAGGTGGCGTGAAGTCGCTTTTCGAACCAAACACCACCCAAACTGGACCCATACGCGCGCACCAGCCCGATGCCTTTTGAAAAGGCAGAAATCAACACTCTGCCCAAAGACACTTCCGCCTTGTTTGGGTGGATTGCCCCGTCAAGGCACATTCAACTGCTTGATTTCAAACACTAAGGCGAACGCCCTTTGGACCACCCACGAAAACCCACTTGGTTTACGCGCTCAAACTTGGGCAAAATCAGGCATCCAGCGAAAGCCCTTTCGCCGCTAAGCCGTAGATTTCCTAGGGAAAGGCATGGTGCCGCTTACAGGATTCGAACCTGTGACCCCATCATTACGAATGATGTGCTCTACCAACTGAGCTAAAGCGGCACTGCCCGCGCCCCTTAGAGGCCTTGGCCCGTGGCTGCAAGGTCAGACCGAACTGGCGACGACGTTGACCGTCAGTGCGAGGATTCCGAGATTGAAGACGAAGGCGACAAAGCCGTGCACCGTGGCAACGCGGCGCATGCGCGGGCCGGTGATGGCGATGTCAGCGGTCTGGCAAGTCATGCCGAGAACGAAGGAGAAGTTCACGAAATCGGCGAACAGCGGCTCCTTGGTGCCGGGAACGTCGAGCCCGCCGTGGTCGCCCTTGCGCCCCGCGCCGGTGTTGCTGCGATAATAGAGCCGCGTATAGTGGAACGCGAAGACGAGGTTCGAAAACGTCCATGCGATCAGCAGCGTGCCGACCAGCAGTGCGATTTCGAACACGCCGAGCGCGTCCTTGTCTTTCAGCAGCAGCGCCACCGCGACCAGCATCACCATCACGATCCCGACGGTGAGCAGCAGCAGCGCGACCTGCCCGCCGTCGTCGCGTTCGGATTGCATCCGCATTTCGTCGGGACTGCTGTCGCGCCATAAGGGGATCACCGACAGGATGAACACCAGCGCGGCGATATCGAAGGCGGCGGCGATCGCTTCGGCCGGGCGCAGCGTGGCCGCGCAGGGCCAGCCGGCGGCGAGCAGCACGATCAGGAACAGCAGATAACGGCCGTGCTTGATCCGCGCGGGCCAGGGAAGGTCTGCCTTGGGCATCGCTGTCTCCCCGGTAGCGGATGGAGGCCCGAGCCGGAATCGAACCGGCGTGCGAGGATTTGCAGTCCTCTACGTAACCACTCCGCCATCGGGCCACCGGTCGCGGGAGAAGGGCCACTAGCCGAGGGCCGCCGGAGGCGCAAGGCATTGCCGCTTGTGCTGCGCGCAACAGCGCGTAAAGCGCGGCGCGAGCTGGCAGGAGCATTGCGTGGCGCAGAAATACCGGTCCATCCAGGTCGGGCGGGCGTTCGCCGCGCTGATCGTGGTGCTGGTCCATTCCTTCGATGTCAGCCGGCATTTCGGGCCGCACGGGCTCGATTTCCCGCGCTCGCTGTCGCCGGGCTATGCCGGGGTCGACCTGTTCTTCGTGATCAGCGGCTTCATCATCTGCCTGGTGACCGACCGCCCCAATGTGAAACCCGGCCCATTCCTGTGGCGGCGGGCGATCCGGATCCTGCCGCTCTACTGGCTGTTCACCCTGCTGTGGTTCTGGCTGTCCGGCGCGATCGGCCATTCCACCGGGCCGCGCGGCCTGATGGATTCGCTGCTGCTGGCGCCGCTGCCGACCGGGCCGGTGCTGGTGGTCGGCTGGACGCTGGAGCAGGAGTTCCTGTTCTATTTTATCGTCGCCGCGCTGCTCACCTTCCGCCGGCTCGCGTGGCTGCCGTGGGTGATGGCGGCGATCAGTCTCGCGGCGGCCGTCTGGCATGTCGCGCTGCCCGGCGTGTGGGACTACCGGATCCTGTGCCTCTACCATGTGCAGTTCTTCTTCGGCGTGCTGCTCTACAAATACCGCGAGCGGATCGTCGGGCTCTCGCCCGCGCTGCTGATCGGCGGCGGAGCGCTGGCGTTCCTCGCCGCGGGCTATGCCGCCGATCACATCTATGCCGGAGTTCCGGTCGCGACCAAGCCCGAGGGCTGGTCCGGCCTGTTCCGGGTGACCTCCTTCGGCCTGTCCTCGGCGATGCTGCTCGGCGGGCTGCTCGCGCTCGAACGGCAGGCCCCGGCGTGGTTCGGAAGCCGCGCGGCGCGGTTCGCGGTGCGGCTCGGCGATGCGTCCTACGTGCTCTATCTCGGCCATCTGATCCTGTTCGGGATCGTCGGCAGTCTGATCGCGGCGGCGGGAATTGCGCACGGCTGGGCGATCCCGGTCCACGCCGCGACGATCCTCGCGACCATCGGCTTCGCGCTCGCGTTCCACCACTCGGTCGAACAGCCGTTCCTCGATTGGGCCCACCGCCGCCGCGCACGGCTTGCGCCCGGAGCGGCACAAGGTTAGCACGCTCAGCAATTCGAGAGGGTTGCCGAGCATGGCCGACGAAAAGCCGAAACTACACCGCGTGGAAGGGCACAGCGAGGAGCGCTTCCTCGGCTCCGACGTGTTCGAATCGAACCGCCACACCCTCCCGCCGCGCAACGGCGCGGGGACGGTGCTGGAGGAAGCGCGCGCGGTCGACATCTACCATAGCTGCGACGTCGCGGTGATCGGCGGCGGACCGGCCGGCTGCGCCGCGGCCTGGGCCGCCGCCAAGGCCGGCGCAAGGGTCACGCTGATCGAGCGTTACAATTGCCTCGGCGGGCTTTCGACCGGGGGCCTCGTCATGTGGATCGACCGCATGACCGACTGGCAGGGCAACCACGTGATCCAGGGCTTCGCGAAGGCGTTCATCGAGCGCATGCCGCCCGAGGCGGTCGCCGGGCCGCTCAGGGAGGACTGGGGCTCTACCGATCCGCTCAAGGTCGGTTACTGGGGCCAGCGCACCACCGCGTTCCACGGCATCGTCCAATGGGCGCCGACGCTCGACCCCGAGCGGATGAAGCTCAACAACCAGGAGATGCTGCTCGAGGCCGGGGTGCGGATCGTGTTCCACGCCTGGGCCGCGCGGCCGATCGTGGAAGACGGCAGCGCCAGGGGCGTGATCTTCGAAAGCAAGGCGGGCCGCCAGGCGGTGATGGCCAAGGTGGTGGTCGACACCACCGGCGACGGAGACATGTTCGCCCGCGCCGGGGCGGAATTCGACACCGATATCGAGGAAGGCGACGTCCATCATTCGATGAACACCGGCTGGGTGATCGGCGGGGTCAACATGGACCGCTGGATCAACTGGAAGGTGATGTATCCCGACCAGCTGCGCGAGTTCATGGCGAAAGGCCGCGAGGAACTCGGCTTCTTCCAGACACCCTACGTCAGCTGGCGGCCCGACATCGCTTTGTTCCTCGGCCCGCGCCAGTCGGGCCTCTCGGCGCTCGACGTCGACGACATGACCGAGGTCGAGATCCGCAGCCACCGGCTGATGGAGGGTCACTGCCAGTTCTTCCGCCGCCACGCGCCGGGGTTCGAGCAGGCCTATTCGCTCCAGAGCGCGAGCCAGCTCGGTGTGCGCCACACGCGCCGCCTCGGCGGGGTCGGCCGGATCGAACGCGCGAATTGGAGCAACGGCACTCCGGCGGCGGACGAAGTGGGCATCAGCCCCTCGATCAGCCCGAAGTTCCCGGTGGTCTCGGTGCCCTATGGCGCGCTGGTCCCCCGCGGGCTCGACGGTATGCTCGCGGCCGGGCGGCACGTGAGCTGCGATGCCAACAGCCACGGCTTCATGCGCGAGATCCCGCAATGCTGGCTGACCGGCCACGCGGCCGGCGTCGGCGCGGCGGTGGCGGCCAATCGCGGCGTGCAGCCGCGCGAAGTCGACGTAGCCGAGGTCCGGGCGATCCTGCGAGCGCAGGGCGCGCATCTGAGCGATGACGCGGCGGTGGCCGCTGTGAGGGCCGAGGCAGTCCCGGCGGAGTAAGAACGGGTCCGCGAACTTCTCGAACTTCACTCATATCGACGATGGGAAGTTTTTTGGACAAAATTCCGCACGCCCGCGGAAAGGCGGGCTGGAAGGCGGGTTTCACGGTATCAAAGAGCCGCGGGGACCCTGCGCCATCTTTGGCCGTGTAGGAAAGTGAATTCGGTGCGGGAATGAGCGCTCGAGGCCCTTCGCGGAAGGTTCGGAAAACCCCAGCAACCTCGGCTCCGGCACCCCCCCGACGCCTCCCTCGCTAGCCCTATTCGCTGGCGGACAGATCGATCTTGCTAGGCTCGGCCACCGGCAGCGCGTCGTCTTCCTTCAGTTCGGCCCTGAGTTCGGCTTCGCGCGCCAGCATGCGTTCCAGCATGGCTTCGAGGTCGAGCTCGCTCTCGCGCGCCTGGTCGAATATCCCGCCGCGCTCTTCTTCCTCGTCCTGATGGTGGACCATCTGTTCGCCCAGCACCTGCAGCTTCGCGACGATCGCATCCTTGGTGTTGCCCGCATCGAGGATGTCGTTGACGAGGATCTTAGCCGTATCGTGCTCGACAATTCCCTCGTCGAGCTTGTCCTTCTTGCCGCCAGCCTGGCGCAGCGCGGGGTAGAACAGCTCTTCTTCCAGCGTCATGTGGATCTTGAGCATGTTGCACATGCGGATCCCCAGCCGGCGCGCTTCCGCCGGAGCGGCCTTGCCGATGCGATCGACCAGTTCCTCGACCGCATCGTGATCGGCCTTGAGCTTGTCGACGGCGTCCTCGGGCTTGCTTGAAAACAGCATCATGCACCTCTTCGCTGGCGGATTACGCACCATCAATCGCGGCGGAGGGACAATGTTCCGGGGAAACCGTTTTGAAGTGCGCGAGCCAGGCATTTCGGGAGCACCTGATTCCGCCCGATCGGACCAACCGCATTCGGCTCATTGCGGATATGGCCGGGACTCAGTCGCCCAGGTCATAAACCGCAGAGGCGAGGACCTGAACCCGATCCAGCCGTTCGCCGGCTTCCTTCGCACGGCTGATTATGATCTGAAACTTTGGATCTTCTCTACTTTGGAAGACCGTAGAGGCCATGTCTCCGCGAGGCCGATCCTTTATTTTGTCCCAATGGCTTCCGAAATCATCGCTAGCTAGAACCGCTTCGATTGTCGGCTGGAGGTCAACTCCTCCTCCGCCGGTGATATGGCAAAATGGTAGTTGGTCCGAGACAACTTCGCAAACAACGAGTGCTGCGGTTGAGCCGAACTCTTTCCCGGCGAGGCCCCCAAGAGCCGCCCCGACCGCCAAGATCCACCGCCCGTTACAATCAATTACAAAATTCTCCCCCCACTCACCCCATTAGCCGATTGGCAAATCGGCATCCCCGTTGCACGATGCCCGAAAATAGACTGCGGGGCGGATAGTCCCGGGTGAGGGGATCAAGATCATGCGCATGCGAGCTCGCCTGCTCCTTCTTTCGTTGCTGCTTCCGGCGTCGTTGGCGCTCGGCCCCATCGCGGGCGGTGCGGCCGGCGCGCGGGCGGAGGATGCGCATATGCATATGGACATGGGCAAGGCTGCATCCGCCCCCGTGGCGGCGAAGCAGAGGCGCTGGTCCGATCCCGCCACCTGGCCCGATGGGAAGGTGCCGGGCGCGGGCGATGCGGTCACCATCGGCCGCGATCAGGACGTGGTGCTCGACGTCAGCCCGCCCGCGCTGCGCAGCCTGACGGTGGACGGCAAGCTCCGCTTCGCGGACGAGCGCGATCTCGAATTGCGGACCGAGTGGATCTATCTGCAAGGCGGCGAGCTGGAGATCGGCACCGAGGCCAGCCCGCACCGGCACGATGCGACGATCACCCTGACCGACACTATTCCGGACGAGAACATCAACACGATGGGCGACCGCGGGATCATGCTGATGCGCGGCACGCTGAACCTGCACGGCGATCGCACCAACAGCTGGACCAAGCTCTCGGGCACGGCCAAGGCCGGCAGCGCGCAGATCGAGGTGCTGGACGCGAGCGGCTGGCGCAAGGGCGACACGATCGTGCTCGCCTCGACCGACTTCGATCCCGCGCAGGCGGAGGAACGCACGGTCGCCGCGATCGACGGCAACCGCCTGACGCTCGACCAGCCGCTCAAATACATGCATTTCGGCGAGGTCACCTTCGGGGTGGACGAGCGCGGCGAGGTCGGGCTGCTGAGCCGCAACATCCGCATCCAGGCCTCCGACGATGCGGCGAAGACCTATTTCGGCGGCCATATCATGGCGATGGCGGGGTCGAAGATGTTCGTCTCCGGGGTCGAGCTCAATCGCATGGGCCAGAACATGCACCTCGCCCGCTATCCGATCCACTGGCACATCGCGGGCGATGGACAGGGGCAATATATCGAGAACTCGTCGATCCACGACACCTACAGCCGCTGCGTGACGGTGCATGGCACCGACAATGTGCTGGTCCAGAACAACGTGACCTACAACACCGTGGGCCACTGCTTCTTCCTCGAGGACGCGGTGGAGACCGGCAACCAGTTCGTCCACAATCTCGCGATCTGGACCAAATGCCATCCCGACGGCAAAGCCTGTCTGCCGACCAACCTCGGCCCGGCCGGATCGGGCGGCGGACCGGGCGCGGGCGCGGCCGGGCAGGCGGCCAAGGATGTCCTGATCCCGTCGGACAACACCGCGTCGAGTTTCTGGATCACCAATCCGGACAATATCTACCGCGACAATGTCGCCGCCGGGTCCGAGCAAACGGGCTTCTGGTTCGCTCTGCCCGAGCATCCGACCGGCGCGTTCCTGGGCAAGGAGGGTAGCGCGAATATCTGGCCACGCCGAACCGCCGTGCGCGAGTTCAAAGGCAATACCGCCCATTCGAACTTCGACGGTTTGATGTTCGACCGCGGCCCCAAGCCCGACGGCACCTTCAGTGTCGGCGGCAGCAACTACCACTTCGCCTTTACCGATCCGGCCGACCCGAACAGCGCGCCGAAGGGTTCGGAATTCGAGAATTTCACCGGCTACAAGAACCGGCATGGCGCCGTCTGGGGCCGCGGCGAGCTGCACCTGTTCAAGAATTTGCGGGTGGCGGACAACGCGATCGGCTTCACCCATGCGGCA
Coding sequences within it:
- a CDS encoding class I SAM-dependent DNA methyltransferase, with amino-acid sequence MASQVGSDLGFEADLFKAADKLRGNIEPSEYKHVALGLIFLKYISEAFEAHRAKLAEEEFADPEDAEEYLAANVFWVPPEARWAHLQANAKRPQINFTDVNTGKERVGDIGNLIDNAMDAIERANPAVLKDVLPKVFAQPQLDKTKLGELIDEFSKVGMHGTSSKSKDLLGRAYEYFISQFAGAEGRRGGEFFTPRSVVQTIVEMLEPHHGRVYDPACGSGGMFVQSERFIENHQGRRSDIAVYGQERNLTTWKLCKMNLAVRGIDADIKWNTDGSFLNDAFPTLKFDYAMANPPFNISDWWQPQLESDVRWKYGQPPAGNANFAWLQHIIHHLAPRGTAGVVLANGSMSSQQSGEGDIRRAMIEGGVVDCMVALPGQLFYSTQIPACLWFLARDKSANGHRDRKGEFLFIDARNLGHMVDRTRREFSESDIATIADTYHRWRAKPEAGLGEYQDIPGFCRSATLEEVRKHGHILTPGRYVEGVALEDDGIPFSEKFENLRSQVFANLAEGRLLDKAIELALGQVSPNE
- a CDS encoding DUF1345 domain-containing protein; the protein is MPKADLPWPARIKHGRYLLFLIVLLAAGWPCAATLRPAEAIAAAFDIAALVFILSVIPLWRDSSPDEMRMQSERDDGGQVALLLLTVGIVMVMLVAVALLLKDKDALGVFEIALLVGTLLIAWTFSNLVFAFHYTRLYYRSNTGAGRKGDHGGLDVPGTKEPLFADFVNFSFVLGMTCQTADIAITGPRMRRVATVHGFVAFVFNLGILALTVNVVASSV
- a CDS encoding acyltransferase — its product is MAQKYRSIQVGRAFAALIVVLVHSFDVSRHFGPHGLDFPRSLSPGYAGVDLFFVISGFIICLVTDRPNVKPGPFLWRRAIRILPLYWLFTLLWFWLSGAIGHSTGPRGLMDSLLLAPLPTGPVLVVGWTLEQEFLFYFIVAALLTFRRLAWLPWVMAAISLAAAVWHVALPGVWDYRILCLYHVQFFFGVLLYKYRERIVGLSPALLIGGGALAFLAAGYAADHIYAGVPVATKPEGWSGLFRVTSFGLSSAMLLGGLLALERQAPAWFGSRAARFAVRLGDASYVLYLGHLILFGIVGSLIAAAGIAHGWAIPVHAATILATIGFALAFHHSVEQPFLDWAHRRRARLAPGAAQG
- a CDS encoding FAD-dependent oxidoreductase, encoding MADEKPKLHRVEGHSEERFLGSDVFESNRHTLPPRNGAGTVLEEARAVDIYHSCDVAVIGGGPAGCAAAWAAAKAGARVTLIERYNCLGGLSTGGLVMWIDRMTDWQGNHVIQGFAKAFIERMPPEAVAGPLREDWGSTDPLKVGYWGQRTTAFHGIVQWAPTLDPERMKLNNQEMLLEAGVRIVFHAWAARPIVEDGSARGVIFESKAGRQAVMAKVVVDTTGDGDMFARAGAEFDTDIEEGDVHHSMNTGWVIGGVNMDRWINWKVMYPDQLREFMAKGREELGFFQTPYVSWRPDIALFLGPRQSGLSALDVDDMTEVEIRSHRLMEGHCQFFRRHAPGFEQAYSLQSASQLGVRHTRRLGGVGRIERANWSNGTPAADEVGISPSISPKFPVVSVPYGALVPRGLDGMLAAGRHVSCDANSHGFMREIPQCWLTGHAAGVGAAVAANRGVQPREVDVAEVRAILRAQGAHLSDDAAVAAVRAEAVPAE
- a CDS encoding hemerythrin domain-containing protein; the encoded protein is MMLFSSKPEDAVDKLKADHDAVEELVDRIGKAAPAEARRLGIRMCNMLKIHMTLEEELFYPALRQAGGKKDKLDEGIVEHDTAKILVNDILDAGNTKDAIVAKLQVLGEQMVHHQDEEEERGGIFDQARESELDLEAMLERMLAREAELRAELKEDDALPVAEPSKIDLSASE
- a CDS encoding G8 domain-containing protein, which translates into the protein MRARLLLLSLLLPASLALGPIAGGAAGARAEDAHMHMDMGKAASAPVAAKQRRWSDPATWPDGKVPGAGDAVTIGRDQDVVLDVSPPALRSLTVDGKLRFADERDLELRTEWIYLQGGELEIGTEASPHRHDATITLTDTIPDENINTMGDRGIMLMRGTLNLHGDRTNSWTKLSGTAKAGSAQIEVLDASGWRKGDTIVLASTDFDPAQAEERTVAAIDGNRLTLDQPLKYMHFGEVTFGVDERGEVGLLSRNIRIQASDDAAKTYFGGHIMAMAGSKMFVSGVELNRMGQNMHLARYPIHWHIAGDGQGQYIENSSIHDTYSRCVTVHGTDNVLVQNNVTYNTVGHCFFLEDAVETGNQFVHNLAIWTKCHPDGKACLPTNLGPAGSGGGPGAGAAGQAAKDVLIPSDNTASSFWITNPDNIYRDNVAAGSEQTGFWFALPEHPTGAFLGKEGSANIWPRRTAVREFKGNTAHSNFDGLMFDRGPKPDGTFSVGGSNYHFAFTDPADPNSAPKGSEFENFTGYKNRHGAVWGRGELHLFKNLRVADNAIGFTHAASAVGRTAYTSKVVDSLFVGESDNIGTPTSPAELAYGRSMPNDIPDFPIRGYEYYDLRHDVDNTTFVNFQPNATRDAEAISYLMYTSFGMSTENAIEGAKFVNSKRVGFPPVVRKWSSDFGRGNAWRGAAIHDRDGSVGGVPDSYIVLDNGIASDDRTCEIKPAWGAAVCRGDFGHFNVGGNFGFGSEPIADPVMLSRNGRRWEFTGQTTIPSGAEVRVETGRKDLSLSLAEMDNGSWVIVELPGFTNAAGGIGQSSLDALRGAKETSYFKDGDKLWVKLVVDNSARGTVTIGKPGAGVSTVGAGPGGAFPAGASLEVSRADGAAGAAPKIAAN